In a genomic window of Salvelinus sp. IW2-2015 unplaced genomic scaffold, ASM291031v2 Un_scaffold3499, whole genome shotgun sequence:
- the LOC112075985 gene encoding interferon a3-like, producing the protein MGSISFWMCLVMTICTWNKTIGCTWMKTLPRSPSMFQVFSNNTITMLQKMGHEVSREPQIPFPDKQYRQVNNFKADEQMAFISHTLNAIKKLYSSGKYESTAWDQKGVDKFMNDLYRQTSELDQCVKAMKTRQSKSVKRVNKKMSLHFKFLKNYLKHEVG; encoded by the exons ATGGGTTCAATCAGCTTTTGGATGTGCTTGGTCATGACGATTTGCACCTGGAATAAAACCATYGGATGCACGTGGATGAAGACACTTCCTCGGTCTCCGAGCATGTTCCAAGTGTTCAGCAACAACACCATAACGATGCTTCAGAAAATG GGTCATGAAGTCTCTCGAGAACCTCAGATCCCTTTCCCTGACAAACAATACAGACAAGTCAACAATTTCAAG GCTGACGAACAGATGGCCTTCATTTCGCATACTCTGAACGCTATAAAGAAATTGTACAGCAGTGGTAAATATGAGTCCACCGCCTGGGACCAGAAAGGAGTTGACAAGTTTATGAATGACCTCTATCGCCAGACCTCGGAGCTGGACCAATGC GTAAAGGCTATGAAAACTAGACAATCAAAATCTGTCAAAAGAGTGAACAAAAAGATGAGCCTTCACTTCAAGTTCCTGAAGAATTACTTGAAACACGAGGTAGGTTGA